One Aquamicrobium sp. genomic region harbors:
- a CDS encoding PHA/PHB synthase family protein — protein sequence MTTASRKNPRETRTSSTTRTVDSGKSFKAPLPEKPEPLGEELFRAIDRSAGALSAQMTAGLSPAALWMAWADWALHLAQAPGKRAELAAKGWRKASRLGLHALHCAQEDGTDCCIEPLPGDRRFADEAWRKQPFSLMYQSFLLTQQWWHNATREVPGVSPHHEAVVSFAAKQLLDMLSPSNSPFTNPEVIARAATTNGANFVEGYRQFVDDVSRQLSGEPPKGAENFRPGHEVAVTPGKVVYRNHLIELIQYAPATETVHAEPVLIVPAWIMKYYILDLSPENSLIRHLVGAGHTVFCISWRNVTAADRDLSLDDYRRRGVMAALDAIGRIVPEAKVHAAGYCLGGTLLAIAAAAMAHSGDDRLASMTLLAAQTDFTEPGELGLFIDHSQVDYLEDAMWQHGYLDSHQMAGAFQLLRSQDLIWSRMLRHYLMGEPPSMNDLMAWNADATRMPYRMHSEYLRKLFLDNDLAAGRYMVEGFPIAIQNIRAPIFAVGTERDHVAPWRSVYKIHYLSDTDVTFVLTSGGHNAGIVSEPGRANRHFRIAGKTDAEPCVSDDAWAERTPAREGSWWPAWQEWLAGRSSPQRVAPPAMGAPDKGLPPLEDAPGTYVHQR from the coding sequence ATGACCACCGCCTCCCGCAAAAACCCGCGCGAAACCCGCACGTCAAGCACCACACGCACAGTTGACAGCGGCAAATCGTTCAAGGCCCCGCTTCCCGAGAAGCCGGAACCGCTGGGCGAGGAGCTGTTCCGCGCCATCGACCGCAGCGCCGGCGCGCTGTCGGCGCAGATGACGGCCGGGCTTTCGCCGGCCGCGCTGTGGATGGCCTGGGCGGACTGGGCGCTTCATCTGGCGCAGGCTCCCGGCAAGCGCGCCGAGCTCGCCGCCAAGGGCTGGCGCAAGGCCTCGCGCCTCGGGCTTCATGCCCTGCATTGCGCGCAGGAGGACGGCACCGACTGCTGCATCGAGCCGCTGCCCGGCGACCGGCGCTTCGCCGATGAGGCGTGGAGGAAGCAGCCCTTCTCGCTGATGTACCAGTCGTTCCTGCTCACCCAGCAATGGTGGCACAACGCCACGCGTGAGGTTCCGGGCGTCTCGCCGCATCATGAGGCGGTCGTGTCCTTCGCCGCCAAGCAGCTGCTCGACATGCTCTCGCCGTCGAACTCGCCCTTCACCAACCCGGAGGTGATCGCGCGCGCGGCCACGACCAACGGCGCCAATTTCGTCGAGGGGTACAGGCAGTTCGTCGACGACGTCTCGCGCCAGCTCTCCGGCGAGCCGCCGAAGGGCGCGGAGAATTTCCGCCCCGGCCACGAGGTTGCGGTGACGCCGGGCAAGGTCGTCTACCGCAACCACCTGATCGAGCTGATCCAGTACGCCCCGGCGACGGAGACCGTGCATGCCGAGCCGGTGCTGATCGTGCCGGCCTGGATCATGAAATATTACATCCTCGATCTGTCGCCGGAAAATTCGCTGATCCGCCATCTGGTCGGCGCGGGCCATACGGTGTTCTGCATCTCGTGGCGCAACGTCACCGCCGCCGACCGCGATCTTTCGCTCGACGACTACCGCAGGCGAGGCGTCATGGCCGCGCTCGACGCCATCGGCCGGATCGTGCCCGAGGCGAAGGTGCATGCGGCCGGCTATTGCCTTGGCGGGACGCTGCTCGCGATCGCCGCCGCGGCGATGGCCCATTCGGGCGACGACAGGCTGGCTTCGATGACGCTGCTCGCCGCCCAGACCGACTTCACCGAGCCGGGCGAGCTGGGCCTGTTCATCGATCACAGCCAGGTCGACTACCTCGAAGACGCGATGTGGCAGCACGGCTACCTCGACAGCCACCAGATGGCCGGCGCGTTCCAGCTCCTGCGCTCGCAGGACCTGATCTGGTCGCGGATGCTGCGCCATTACCTGATGGGCGAGCCGCCCTCGATGAACGACCTGATGGCGTGGAACGCAGACGCCACCCGCATGCCCTACAGGATGCATTCGGAGTATCTGCGCAAGCTGTTCCTCGACAACGACCTCGCCGCCGGCCGCTACATGGTCGAGGGCTTCCCGATCGCCATCCAGAACATCCGCGCGCCGATCTTCGCCGTCGGCACCGAGCGCGACCATGTCGCGCCGTGGCGCTCGGTCTACAAGATCCATTATTTGAGCGACACCGACGTCACCTTCGTCCTGACGAGCGGCGGCCACAATGCCGGCATCGTCAGCGAGCCGGGCCGCGCGAACCGGCATTTCCGCATCGCCGGCAAGACCGACGCAGAGCCGTGCGTCAGCGACGACGCCTGGGCCGAGCGGACGCCGGCGCGCGAGGGCTCGTGGTGGCCGGCCTGGCAGGAATGGCTTGCCGGACGCTCCTCCCCGCAGCGCGTCGCGCCGCCCGCGATGGGCGCGCCCGACAAGGGCCTGCCGCCACTGGAGGATGCGCCGGGAACCTACGTCCACCAGCGTTAG
- a CDS encoding DsbA family oxidoreductase, whose translation MEDRTKITVDVVSDVACPWCFIGMKRLQRAVVETPEIEVAVRWRPYQLDPSIPPGGLPRKAYMLQKFGSEERLREIHDRIVPLGAVEGIRFNFDGMTVSANTLDAHRLIRWAASEKAPEGAQGQVVQRLFEVNFEEGGDIGDRAVLAELAGEAGMDAGLIEALLASNADIEAVQEEIGTAARMGIRGVPCFLLEGKYAVMGAQETETLADALRQIAAAKGRGELDKGE comes from the coding sequence ATGGAAGACAGGACGAAGATTACGGTGGACGTCGTTTCCGACGTCGCCTGCCCGTGGTGCTTCATCGGCATGAAGCGGCTGCAGCGCGCGGTCGTGGAAACGCCGGAGATCGAGGTCGCCGTGCGCTGGCGGCCCTACCAGCTCGACCCGTCGATCCCGCCCGGCGGCCTGCCGCGCAAGGCCTACATGCTGCAGAAGTTCGGCTCCGAGGAGCGCCTGCGCGAGATCCACGACCGGATCGTGCCGCTCGGCGCGGTCGAGGGCATCCGCTTCAATTTCGACGGCATGACCGTCTCGGCCAACACGCTCGACGCGCACCGGCTGATCCGCTGGGCGGCGTCGGAAAAGGCACCCGAGGGCGCGCAGGGGCAGGTCGTCCAGCGCCTGTTCGAGGTCAATTTCGAGGAAGGCGGCGACATCGGCGACCGCGCCGTGCTGGCGGAGCTGGCCGGGGAAGCCGGGATGGACGCCGGCCTCATCGAGGCCCTGCTCGCCTCCAACGCCGACATCGAGGCCGTGCAGGAGGAGATCGGCACGGCCGCGCGCATGGGCATCCGCGGCGTTCCCTGTTTCCTCCTCGAAGGCAAATACGCCGTCATGGGCGCGCAGGAGACCGAGACCCTCGCCGACGCCCTGCGCCAGATCGCGGCGGCCAAGGGGCGCGGTGAACTGGACAAGGGCGAATAG
- the hspQ gene encoding heat shock protein HspQ, with amino-acid sequence MREAKIAKFRIGQVVRHRLFPFRGVIFDVDPEFANTEEWYEAIPAEVRPRKDQPFYHLLAENDETEYVAYVSEQNLLDDASGEPVRHPQLNEFFEMTSDGNYAPRRRIRH; translated from the coding sequence ATGCGTGAAGCCAAGATTGCGAAGTTCAGGATAGGTCAGGTCGTGCGGCACCGGCTGTTTCCGTTCCGCGGCGTGATATTCGACGTCGATCCCGAATTCGCCAACACCGAGGAGTGGTACGAGGCGATTCCCGCCGAGGTGCGCCCGCGCAAGGACCAGCCCTTCTACCACCTCCTCGCCGAGAACGACGAAACCGAATATGTCGCTTATGTGTCGGAGCAGAACCTGCTCGACGACGCCTCGGGCGAGCCGGTGCGCCACCCGCAGCTCAACGAGTTCTTCGAGATGACGAGCGACGGCAACTACGCGCCGCGGCGCCGCATCCGCCACTGA
- a CDS encoding universal stress protein, producing MTFRTILTVAGLERGDHDIDLAASLCEEASAHLSVFVVAFAAPPPVGTYAAMISDAWVQERQADAERLEERLAAITARLSGREVSADISGVYPETAWADDVIGRRGRYCDLTLLGPELLSGGMLKDKIVEGALFWSGKPVLLVPEGASATLQPKRVMVAWDSRIEASRAVRESLGILKTAEEVRLVLVDPEEGEDAHGDEPGADAAVYLVRHGVRVGVDRLPSAGRPVVEVLRRHALDIGADMIVMGAYGHSRLRQRILGGVTRSMIEEPPLPVLMAR from the coding sequence ATGACTTTCAGGACCATTCTCACCGTGGCCGGGCTCGAGCGGGGAGATCACGATATCGATCTTGCTGCTTCACTTTGTGAAGAAGCCTCGGCGCATCTGTCCGTCTTCGTCGTTGCCTTCGCGGCCCCGCCGCCGGTCGGCACCTATGCGGCGATGATCTCCGACGCCTGGGTCCAGGAGCGGCAGGCCGATGCCGAGCGGCTGGAGGAGCGCCTCGCCGCGATCACCGCCCGCCTTTCCGGGCGCGAGGTCTCCGCCGACATTTCCGGCGTCTATCCCGAGACCGCGTGGGCCGACGACGTCATCGGCCGGCGCGGGCGCTATTGCGACCTGACGCTGCTCGGCCCGGAGCTGCTCTCGGGCGGCATGCTGAAGGACAAGATCGTCGAGGGCGCGCTTTTCTGGTCCGGCAAGCCGGTGCTGCTGGTTCCCGAAGGCGCGAGCGCGACCCTCCAGCCGAAGCGGGTGATGGTGGCATGGGATTCGCGCATCGAGGCTTCGCGCGCCGTGCGCGAATCGCTGGGCATCCTCAAGACGGCCGAGGAGGTGCGCCTCGTCCTCGTCGATCCGGAGGAAGGCGAGGACGCCCATGGCGACGAGCCGGGGGCGGACGCCGCCGTCTATCTGGTGCGCCATGGCGTGCGCGTCGGCGTCGACCGGCTGCCGAGCGCGGGCCGCCCGGTCGTCGAGGTGCTGCGCCGCCATGCGCTCGACATTGGCGCGGACATGATCGTCATGGGCGCCTACGGCCATTCGCGGCTGCGCCAGCGCATCCTCGGCGGCGTCACCCGCTCGATGATCGAGGAGCCGCCGCTGCCGGTGCTGATGGCCCGCTGA
- a CDS encoding invasion associated locus B family protein — protein sequence MNSRKTDVSRLSILAAAAFGLVAGASVPASAQQQQQQLPQGWFKACSKQEDVDICNVQNIMVADTGQLLTAVSMIEVKGKVNRKIFQVTVPSGRMVPPGIGMQIDGGQTQKVDYMICLPDRCIAEVALSDQLVAAFKRGQQVTLTSVNFQNQPNPIQVSLSGFTGAFDGAPLQQSDIEDRQRKIQEFVSKNTDDFAKKLKEEQERAKQGE from the coding sequence ATGAACAGCCGGAAGACCGACGTGTCCCGACTTTCCATTCTTGCCGCCGCGGCCTTCGGCCTCGTCGCCGGCGCTTCCGTCCCGGCTTCCGCCCAGCAACAGCAGCAGCAGCTGCCGCAGGGCTGGTTCAAGGCCTGTTCCAAGCAGGAAGACGTCGACATCTGCAACGTGCAGAACATCATGGTCGCCGATACGGGCCAGCTCCTGACCGCGGTCAGCATGATCGAGGTCAAGGGCAAGGTGAACCGCAAGATCTTCCAGGTCACGGTTCCGTCCGGCCGCATGGTGCCGCCCGGCATCGGCATGCAGATCGACGGCGGCCAGACGCAGAAGGTCGACTACATGATCTGCCTGCCCGACCGCTGCATCGCCGAGGTGGCGCTGTCCGACCAGCTCGTCGCCGCCTTCAAGCGCGGCCAGCAGGTGACGCTGACCTCCGTCAACTTCCAGAACCAGCCGAACCCGATCCAGGTGTCGCTTTCCGGCTTCACCGGCGCCTTCGACGGCGCGCCGCTCCAGCAGTCCGACATCGAGGACCGCCAGCGCAAGATCCAGGAATTCGTCTCGAAGAACACCGACGATTTCGCCAAGAAGCTCAAGGAAGAGCAGGAGCGCGCCAAGCAGGGCGAGTGA
- a CDS encoding extracellular solute-binding protein, which yields MRLCIAAALALFVVAVSPLPASAGDGPVHAIAMHGEPALPADFTHFPYADPDAPKGGRIDYAVQGSFDSLNPFIVLGDGARGLFDQYFGMNVLESLMLRSRDEAFTLYPLIAESIETDEERSFVEFTLNARARFSDGVPITVEDVIFSMELLAEKGRPNYQNWIRAAERIEKVGERGVRFTLREDAGREAPLLLAQLPILPRHATDAESFDRTSLKPPVGSGPYTVERVSPGELLVLKRNPDYWAADIPSKRGFDNFDEIRITYIRDDNTLFEAFKKGMASIHIETDTGRWATGYDFPAVQDGRVIKDNFEFGLPSGMYGFVLNTRRPVFSDRAVRHALVSLFDFEWANRNLFNSAYSRTKSYYDGSELSSHGIPASEAEQALLAPFPDAVLPEIMEGTWAPPVSDGSGRDREFLRAGMEALKAAGYRLDGRRMVGPDGRPLTFEIMLNGNSGVPLATSWTRTLERLGIEATIRVVDSAQYLQRQRTYDYDVILQNFTSSLSPGAEQLARWGSKSRDLDGTYNFAGVAEPALDALIEELLAARSREDFIAAVRAYDRVLLSGAYVVPLYNPQINRWIARWRQIERPEATPLYGPQFQTWWRSAS from the coding sequence ATGCGCCTTTGCATCGCCGCCGCACTCGCTTTGTTCGTCGTCGCGGTTTCCCCGCTACCGGCCTCGGCCGGGGACGGTCCCGTCCATGCCATCGCCATGCATGGCGAGCCGGCGCTGCCGGCCGATTTCACCCATTTCCCCTACGCCGACCCCGACGCGCCGAAGGGCGGCCGCATCGACTATGCCGTGCAGGGCTCCTTCGACAGCCTCAATCCGTTCATCGTGCTCGGCGACGGCGCGCGCGGCCTGTTTGACCAGTATTTCGGCATGAACGTCTTAGAGAGCCTGATGCTGCGCTCGCGCGACGAGGCGTTCACGCTCTACCCGCTGATCGCCGAGTCGATCGAGACCGACGAGGAACGCTCCTTCGTCGAGTTCACGCTCAATGCCCGGGCGCGCTTCTCCGACGGCGTGCCGATCACCGTCGAGGACGTGATCTTCTCGATGGAGCTGCTGGCCGAGAAGGGCCGCCCCAACTACCAGAACTGGATCAGGGCGGCCGAGCGGATCGAGAAGGTCGGGGAACGCGGTGTCCGCTTCACGCTGCGCGAGGATGCCGGGCGCGAGGCCCCGCTTCTCCTCGCCCAGCTTCCCATCCTGCCCCGGCACGCCACCGACGCCGAGAGTTTCGACCGCACCTCGCTGAAGCCGCCGGTCGGCTCCGGCCCCTACACGGTGGAGCGGGTCAGCCCCGGCGAGTTGCTGGTGCTGAAGCGCAATCCCGACTACTGGGCCGCCGACATCCCCTCCAAGCGCGGCTTCGACAATTTCGACGAAATCCGCATCACCTATATCCGCGACGACAACACGCTGTTCGAGGCGTTCAAGAAGGGCATGGCCTCGATCCATATCGAGACCGACACCGGCCGCTGGGCCACAGGCTACGATTTTCCCGCCGTGCAGGACGGACGCGTCATCAAGGACAATTTCGAGTTCGGCCTGCCCTCCGGCATGTACGGCTTCGTCCTGAACACGCGCCGGCCGGTCTTTTCCGATCGCGCCGTGCGTCACGCGCTCGTCTCGCTGTTCGATTTCGAATGGGCCAACCGGAACCTGTTCAACAGCGCATACAGCCGCACGAAAAGCTACTATGACGGCTCGGAGCTGTCCTCGCACGGCATCCCGGCGAGCGAGGCCGAGCAGGCGCTGCTCGCGCCGTTCCCGGACGCGGTGCTGCCCGAGATCATGGAAGGGACATGGGCGCCGCCCGTCTCAGACGGCTCGGGGCGCGACCGCGAGTTCCTGCGCGCCGGCATGGAGGCGCTGAAGGCGGCCGGCTATCGGCTCGATGGCCGGCGCATGGTCGGCCCGGACGGCAGGCCGCTGACCTTCGAGATCATGCTGAACGGCAATTCCGGCGTGCCGCTCGCCACCTCGTGGACGCGCACGCTGGAGCGGCTGGGCATCGAGGCGACGATCCGCGTCGTCGACTCGGCGCAATATCTCCAGCGCCAGCGCACCTACGACTACGACGTGATCCTGCAGAACTTCACCTCGTCGCTGTCGCCGGGCGCGGAGCAGCTCGCCCGGTGGGGCTCGAAGAGCCGCGACCTCGACGGCACCTACAATTTCGCCGGCGTCGCAGAGCCAGCGCTCGACGCGCTGATCGAGGAACTGCTGGCCGCCCGCTCGCGCGAGGATTTCATCGCCGCGGTGCGCGCCTACGACCGCGTGCTGCTGTCCGGCGCCTATGTCGTGCCGCTCTACAACCCGCAGATCAACCGCTGGATAGCCCGCTGGAGGCAGATCGAGCGGCCCGAGGCGACGCCGCTCTACGGGCCGCAGTTCCAGACATGGTGGCGCTCGGCAAGCTGA
- a CDS encoding DegT/DnrJ/EryC1/StrS family aminotransferase — protein MSLPFIDLAAQQARLRPALEAAYARVLDHGQYVMGEEVRELERKLAAFCGARHCLSCANGTDAIQLALMALGIKAGDAVFVPSFTFAATAEVVPLTGATPVFVDVLPDTFNMDAESLKRAIAHAREIGLKPACVIPVDLFGLPADYDALIAIARENGMKVIGDSAQGWGGVYHGRVAGSLCDISTTSFFPAKPLGCYGDGGAVFTDDDALAALINSLRLHGMGEDRYSYARIGINSRMDTIQAAILIEKLSIYADEIEARQDVAKRYSQALSGHYETPFIPEGLKSIWAQYTIKVKSPAEREALQARCRAAGVPTAIYYPIPLHVQGAYADFPRDPAGLPVTEDLAGRVISLPMHPYLASQVQDSIVAAVIG, from the coding sequence ATGAGCCTCCCCTTCATCGATCTCGCCGCCCAGCAGGCGCGTCTGCGCCCCGCGCTCGAAGCCGCCTATGCGCGCGTGCTCGACCACGGCCAGTACGTCATGGGCGAAGAGGTCAGGGAGCTGGAGCGCAAGCTTGCCGCATTCTGCGGCGCCAGGCACTGCCTTTCCTGCGCCAACGGCACCGACGCGATCCAGCTCGCGCTGATGGCGCTCGGCATCAAGGCGGGCGACGCGGTGTTCGTCCCCTCCTTCACCTTCGCCGCCACGGCCGAGGTGGTGCCGCTCACCGGCGCGACGCCGGTGTTCGTCGACGTCCTGCCCGACACGTTCAACATGGACGCCGAGAGCCTGAAGCGGGCCATCGCCCACGCGCGCGAGATCGGCCTCAAGCCCGCCTGCGTCATCCCGGTCGACCTGTTCGGCCTGCCGGCCGACTACGACGCGCTCATCGCCATCGCCCGCGAGAACGGCATGAAGGTGATCGGCGACAGCGCGCAAGGCTGGGGCGGCGTCTATCACGGCCGCGTCGCCGGCTCGCTGTGCGACATCTCGACGACCTCGTTCTTCCCGGCCAAGCCGCTCGGCTGCTACGGCGACGGCGGGGCGGTGTTCACCGACGACGACGCGCTTGCCGCGCTGATCAATTCGCTGCGCCTGCACGGCATGGGCGAGGACCGCTACTCCTACGCCCGGATCGGCATCAACAGCCGCATGGACACCATCCAGGCGGCGATCCTGATCGAGAAGCTCTCGATCTACGCCGACGAGATCGAAGCGCGACAGGACGTGGCGAAGCGGTATTCGCAAGCGCTTTCAGGCCATTACGAGACGCCGTTCATCCCCGAGGGGCTGAAGAGCATCTGGGCGCAGTACACGATCAAGGTGAAGTCGCCGGCCGAGCGCGAGGCGCTGCAGGCGCGCTGCCGCGCCGCCGGCGTGCCGACGGCGATCTATTATCCGATCCCGCTGCATGTCCAGGGCGCCTATGCGGATTTCCCGCGCGACCCGGCCGGCCTGCCGGTGACGGAGGACCTTGCCGGCCGCGTCATCAGCCTGCCGATGCACCCCTACCTCGCCTCGCAGGTGCAGGACAGCATCGTCGCCGCCGTCATCGGCTAA
- a CDS encoding cation-transporting P-type ATPase — protein MGKADSAAGDTTQDAGQAWHALGAQAALDAFESGNDGLSADEAARRLARHGANALPPPPRRHPALRFLSQFNNTLIYFLLAASVAAWALSHVVDAGVIVAVVLVNAIVGFIQEGKAEQALDAIRDMIAPKASVMRDGKRISVPAAALVPGDMVLLEAGDQVPADLRLTRTRALLIDEAILTGESVAAHKSEEPVADDAPLGDRFSMAYSGTLVAAGQGAGVVVATGMGTEIGHISRLIGQVETLTTPLLRQINDFGRRFTGIAIAIAALLFAFAILVRAYAWDDALLVVVALAVGVVPEGLPAVITITLAIGVRRMAARHAIIRRLPAVETLGSTSVICSDKTGTLTRNEMTVRRIVTAEGEVTLDGVGYEPAGALVKDGEPCAAPPHVTVSLARCGLLCNDAVLVRGPGGLWRSEGDPMEGALVAAAMKAGLSPENERAGQRRIDEIPFDARHRFMASLHAGADGAAVWLKGAPEQVMAMCREETTEDGTRPLDEAGWAGRIAAAASEGERVLGFAWRPAPGEKRLSMEGVGEGLVFLGIAGFIDPPREEALAAVAECRSAGIAVKMITGDHGATAAAIARQLGLADDPIVVTGAELEAVSDADLPALARETSVFARTNPEHKLRIVRALQSEGAIVAMTGDGVNDAPALKQADVGIAMGRKGTEAAKQASEMVLVDDNFATIVAAVHEGRTVFDNIRKVIAWTVPTNGGEAIAIIVALVAGLTLPMTPAQILWINMVLTVTLGLVLAFEPAEPDVMQRPPRRLGAPLLSAFLVWRIALVSLLFVAGTFGIFGWALWRGFDVDTARTMVVNTMVVMEIFYLFNVRYMHTVSISWRGIMGTPIVLAALGAVTVAQLAFTYAPFMNALFSSRPVPLLDGLLIVAVGVVLLLILEAEKTFMRRTGLMDRLGD, from the coding sequence ATGGGGAAAGCTGACAGCGCCGCCGGAGACACGACGCAGGATGCGGGACAAGCCTGGCACGCCCTCGGCGCGCAGGCGGCGCTCGACGCGTTCGAAAGTGGCAATGACGGCCTTTCCGCCGACGAGGCGGCGCGACGGCTCGCGCGCCACGGCGCCAACGCCCTGCCGCCGCCGCCGCGCCGGCACCCCGCGCTGCGCTTCCTGTCGCAGTTCAACAACACGCTGATCTACTTCCTGCTCGCCGCCTCCGTCGCCGCGTGGGCGCTCAGCCATGTCGTCGACGCCGGCGTCATCGTCGCCGTGGTGCTCGTCAACGCCATCGTCGGCTTCATCCAGGAGGGCAAGGCCGAGCAGGCGCTCGACGCGATCCGCGACATGATCGCTCCGAAGGCCTCGGTAATGCGCGATGGCAAGCGTATTTCCGTGCCCGCCGCCGCGCTGGTGCCGGGCGACATGGTGCTGCTGGAAGCCGGCGACCAGGTGCCGGCCGATCTCAGGCTCACGCGCACGCGCGCGCTGCTGATCGACGAGGCGATCCTGACCGGCGAATCCGTCGCCGCGCACAAGAGCGAGGAGCCGGTGGCCGACGACGCGCCGCTCGGCGACCGCTTCTCGATGGCCTATTCGGGCACGCTGGTCGCGGCCGGGCAGGGCGCGGGCGTCGTCGTCGCAACCGGCATGGGAACCGAGATCGGCCATATCAGCCGGCTGATCGGCCAGGTCGAGACGCTGACGACGCCGCTGCTGCGCCAGATCAACGATTTCGGCCGCCGCTTCACCGGCATCGCCATCGCCATTGCCGCGCTGCTCTTCGCCTTCGCCATCCTCGTGCGCGCCTACGCCTGGGACGACGCGCTGCTCGTCGTCGTCGCGCTCGCCGTCGGCGTGGTGCCGGAAGGGCTGCCGGCCGTCATTACCATCACGCTCGCCATCGGCGTGCGCCGCATGGCCGCGCGCCACGCCATCATCCGCCGCCTGCCGGCGGTCGAGACGCTCGGCTCCACCTCCGTCATCTGCTCGGACAAGACCGGCACGCTGACGCGCAACGAGATGACCGTGCGCCGCATCGTCACCGCCGAGGGCGAGGTCACGCTCGACGGCGTCGGCTACGAGCCGGCAGGCGCGCTGGTGAAGGACGGCGAGCCATGCGCCGCGCCGCCGCACGTCACGGTCAGCCTCGCGCGCTGCGGCTTGCTTTGCAACGACGCCGTGCTGGTGCGCGGGCCCGGCGGCCTGTGGCGCAGCGAGGGCGACCCGATGGAGGGCGCGCTGGTCGCCGCCGCGATGAAGGCCGGGCTTTCGCCGGAGAACGAGCGCGCCGGCCAGCGGCGGATCGACGAGATCCCCTTCGACGCCCGGCATCGCTTCATGGCCTCGCTCCACGCGGGGGCGGATGGCGCGGCGGTCTGGCTCAAGGGCGCGCCCGAGCAGGTCATGGCCATGTGTCGCGAGGAGACGACGGAGGACGGCACCCGGCCGCTCGACGAGGCCGGCTGGGCCGGGCGCATCGCCGCCGCCGCGTCCGAGGGCGAACGCGTTCTCGGCTTCGCCTGGCGGCCGGCGCCCGGCGAGAAGCGACTGTCCATGGAAGGCGTCGGTGAGGGGCTGGTCTTCCTCGGCATCGCCGGCTTCATCGACCCGCCGCGCGAGGAGGCGCTCGCCGCCGTCGCCGAGTGCCGCTCGGCCGGCATCGCGGTCAAGATGATCACCGGCGACCATGGCGCGACGGCCGCCGCCATCGCCCGCCAGCTCGGCCTCGCCGACGATCCGATCGTCGTCACCGGCGCGGAGCTGGAAGCCGTGTCCGATGCCGACCTGCCGGCGCTGGCGCGCGAGACCTCGGTCTTCGCCCGCACCAACCCCGAGCACAAGCTGCGCATCGTGCGCGCGCTGCAAAGCGAGGGCGCGATCGTCGCCATGACCGGCGACGGCGTCAACGACGCGCCGGCGCTCAAGCAGGCCGATGTCGGCATCGCCATGGGCCGCAAGGGCACGGAAGCGGCCAAGCAGGCGTCGGAAATGGTGCTGGTCGACGACAATTTCGCCACCATCGTCGCCGCCGTCCATGAAGGGCGCACGGTGTTCGACAACATCCGCAAGGTCATCGCCTGGACCGTGCCGACCAATGGCGGCGAGGCCATCGCAATCATCGTCGCCCTCGTCGCCGGCCTGACCCTGCCGATGACGCCGGCACAGATCCTGTGGATCAACATGGTGCTGACGGTGACGCTCGGGCTCGTCCTCGCCTTCGAGCCGGCCGAGCCGGACGTGATGCAGCGGCCGCCGCGCCGGCTGGGCGCGCCGCTGCTCTCGGCCTTCCTCGTCTGGCGGATCGCGCTCGTCTCGCTGCTGTTCGTCGCCGGCACCTTCGGCATCTTCGGCTGGGCGCTGTGGCGCGGCTTCGACGTCGACACCGCCCGCACCATGGTCGTCAACACCATGGTGGTGATGGAGATCTTCTACCTGTTCAACGTGCGCTACATGCACACCGTCTCGATAAGCTGGCGCGGCATCATGGGAACGCCCATCGTGCTGGCGGCGCTCGGCGCGGTCACGGTGGCCCAGCTCGCCTTCACCTACGCGCCGTTCATGAACGCGCTGTTCTCCTCGCGCCCGGTGCCGCTGCTCGACGGCCTGCTCATCGTCGCCGTCGGCGTCGTGCTGCTGCTGATCCTCGAGGCGGAAAAGACGTTCATGCGCCGCACCGGGCTGATGGACCGGCTGGGGGATTGA